A region of Ochrobactrum quorumnocens DNA encodes the following proteins:
- a CDS encoding homoserine kinase — protein MAVYTDINEIELGSFLEQYDIGALTSYKGIAEGVENTNYLLHTTIGSFILTLYEKRVNRDELPFFLNLMQHLSKRGLECPQPVVRRDGVTIGELAGRPAAIVTFLEGMWMRKPTVAHCEEVGRGLAEMHLAGEDFTMRRRNGLTLPDWRPLWDLSKERADSVEQGLVAEAEGDLDYLEKNWPVGLPEGVIHADLFPDNVFFLGDRLSGFIDFYFACTDILAYDVAVCLNAWCFEKDFSFNLTKGAAFLRGYNSVRPLSAAEIDALPVLARGAAVRFMLTRLYDWLTVPDGSFVMKKDPMEYVRRMRFHRQVTSATEYGLELAGAAA, from the coding sequence ATGGCCGTCTATACAGATATCAATGAAATCGAGCTCGGTTCTTTTCTTGAACAATATGACATCGGTGCCCTAACTTCGTATAAGGGCATTGCAGAAGGGGTAGAGAATACCAATTACCTTCTGCACACGACGATAGGCTCTTTCATTCTTACCCTTTATGAGAAGCGCGTTAATCGCGATGAGCTGCCATTTTTCCTGAATTTGATGCAGCATCTGTCAAAGCGCGGTCTGGAATGCCCGCAGCCTGTAGTGCGCCGCGATGGTGTGACGATCGGTGAACTTGCAGGCCGTCCAGCAGCAATCGTGACGTTTCTTGAAGGCATGTGGATGCGCAAACCCACTGTCGCACATTGTGAAGAAGTTGGTCGTGGACTGGCTGAAATGCATCTGGCTGGTGAAGATTTCACTATGCGCCGCCGGAATGGGCTGACATTGCCTGACTGGCGTCCGTTGTGGGATCTTTCGAAAGAACGTGCCGACAGTGTCGAGCAGGGACTGGTTGCTGAGGCAGAGGGCGATCTCGATTATCTGGAAAAGAATTGGCCGGTGGGATTGCCGGAAGGCGTCATTCATGCCGATCTCTTCCCGGACAATGTGTTTTTCCTCGGGGACAGGCTGTCGGGTTTCATCGACTTCTATTTCGCCTGCACGGATATTCTCGCCTATGACGTGGCAGTCTGCCTCAACGCTTGGTGCTTTGAGAAGGATTTCTCCTTCAATCTCACCAAGGGCGCTGCATTCCTGCGCGGTTATAATTCAGTGCGCCCGCTGTCTGCTGCTGAGATTGATGCTCTACCAGTTCTGGCTCGCGGCGCGGCGGTCCGCTTCATGCTGACCCGTCTCTATGATTGGTTGACCGTCCCAGATGGTAGCTTCGTGATGAAAAAAGACCCGATGGAATATGTGCGTCGTATGCGCTTCCACCGTCAGGTTACATCGGCAACCGAATACGGGCTTGAATTGGCAGGAGCTGCCGCGTGA